GCTAAGTGATGGTAAATgttaaaaaggacaaaaagaaaatgtgactTTTACTCTAGCAACGAAAAGGGGTCTATCTTATGttcaaaattagtttttttagcTGTACTTCTATCCAATGCTTCCATCTTCAAATATGGTCAGTGTTTAGATGCCTAGAGAGACGAGGATAGACATTGCACATGTGCCTAAAAGCAATCATAGGGAAGACCAAGGCCTAATATTGTTGCAATCCATACCCATTGGATGGATTATATGTTAACAGCCCTTTCACCCTCTTTGCATACTGCACATGAAATCTCAGAATATTACCTTGCGGACCATATCAAGCATCTGGTAACTGCCACTCCACCGTGGTGATGCATCGAGGGGCAACTTCCAACTTCCTTCTTGATAAGCAGTTGTCAGTTGAATGAAATCATCTGAGATCTCTGGAGAAGCGTTCAGCTCGAGAACAAACTCCCGGACCTTAGACAGTATTGGCTTGGTTGTTTTCAATCCATCATCAATGATCGAGTTTAAAGTATGCGCAGCACAGGGAATATAACAGAAGGGCCCCATTTTCCTTCCATCTAAGTCTTCTTTCAGTGTATGACAAGCATGCAAGGCATTTGGACTGTTATCGTGGGTGCAGGATAGGGCTCTTCCTTCGATCTCATATGTTTTGAGGACCTTCACCAGGGAGTGGTAGATCTCAGTGTTCCCGCAAGGATGAGGTATGTGACAGATATCAAGAAGCAGCCTCTGGAAGGACCAAGTCTCGTCAATCCACTGGCTAGTGACACTCATATAGAGGATTTTTTGATAAGAAGTCCAGAAGTCAAGGGTGATTGAAATCTTAGAACAAACCTGCTCCAAAGTCCCCTTAACATCTTCCTGCATGCTCCTAAAAACTTCGCAAAGTACAACTTTGTACTTGTCTCCAGGCCAGAGATGTATGGAGGGGTTCAAAAATTTGTAGGAATTTATAAGCCACTTCTCTTCCAAGGTTGAGGGAGGTAGAGAAGTTAAAATGAGCCACTTGATGATCAACCAATTTAAGTGATCATAATCCACCTGAATGGGTGTTTTCCCTTGGGGCAGAGGTTTTTTAGCAATGGAGACTACCGGCTGAGGGGCTGAATTGATGAGACCATCTCCTGCCTTGTCATAACCTGGATGGCGATTAGTAAGGTGCCTTCCCAAATTCCCTTCACCAATAAAAGGATAGATGGTTGAGATAGTTTGACTAATATGCAGATATATCACGGCCTCTATTATTGCTGTGCTTGTAACATAAAAAGAAGTCACTTAAAAACAATGTGTACACCACACAGATAATTAGAGAACAGCTTGATCATGTTCCCACAATAAAATGAACCACGTGTTAGCAACAAACTGTCTTTATGATTCTAAAGAAGAATAAGGAAATGATGGTTTTGAACAGAACACATTAGAGCCCTAAACGATATGATTTTTCTGCATCACCATCAGCCAATTATAGAGAATTGAAAAGATGATACGGGAATTACCAGTGGCTGTCGCAATAGAGTAGTTCTGCCCGCAGAATTTGCAACTTCTACTTTTCCCATCAGCCGCAGTCTCAAAGTACTTGAGATAGACTGATGTCATTGTCTTCTTTCTCGGTTTTGCTGAAGGAATAGCATTTCCCTTTTCTGACGAACCCAGCCCCATATCTATTGGATCAATTGTCGGCAGAAGTGCCATGTCCATCGCGGATTTCGGTTCCAAATCTATTCCAGGAAACAAGATTAAGAAAATCATAAACCCAGTCAAAAACAAAAGTGATGAATTTCTGGAACAGAGAAATTCAATGTCAAAAAATATTTGAGTTCAAAGAATCACATTTAGGATGATACGACCCaaatgatttgaattgcttTAGCAAAAAGAGAAGGATGGAAAGGGAATTAGGTAAAGAAGACCTTCTGCAAAAAATTTGCTGCGCCACCATGGACATGTGATTGAGCCAAAACACCCTTATCAGGTCCCGCATAATGCAAGCAAATTCAAGTCCATCGCTATGGCTTAGAATATGGTTAAAAAGTCCACCAATAGTTATTCAGTCTTCGGGTACATAAGTGGTGAAATTTTGATACGAACGTGAATGAACATCACAACACAGACATTGCAGCGAACTATGGAGCACTGTTAAAACTTCAAGGGAAGTCATGCTCCCACGAAAAAGTGCAGGAAAAACCACCGATCCACACTCATGCAAAGCGGTGTTGAAAATGGGTAAGATCGAAATGTGATTGTCTGCTCCAAAACTTGGGGCTTACAAGCAATCACGAAACAGCTAAGACTTCAAAGTTTGGGTTTCGAACAATGAAGTCAAAGACAGTACACCAAAggtccgtttgtttcgtagaaaatgtatgatttgaaaaatattttcctaaaaatgaacctacttgtatcgcttgaaataattagccaatggcaaatattttcataatcaacAATAACTTATGTCCACACTTTCGGGGCGATAAAAACATTcctcgtttatttattttagtaagcgatacaagcgattaagtttagtaaaatattttcaaaccgTTCATTTTCCGCAAAATAAACGGACCTTAAAGTTACACTAAACCCACCATATGACATCCACTCTCCCAAAGACTGCACAATCTGCAGATGAACATAAGCGTATGAAAGAGCAACCACCGTCTGAACAATGCGAGAAATCTTTACCTTTGTAAGTTTTGTATGCATTGTTTACACTCCAGTCCATTTGATTCGCCGTCTTCCCACCAAGAGTTCCCCGTCTAATAGTTGGGGCGCAATTCCGAATTCTATCCTCGAAAGGAGAcagaacaaaggaaagaaaacccAAAGCCGTCAATGGTAACACGTTTCTTAAACCAGTATCTCTCTACAAATCACTTCTCAAACAAGCTTGAAAGCAAGAACATTTCGATCGCGCAGACCAAGGACGAGGATTTTTAGGGACTCTTACAGAGCAAATTCACGCGGAATCGAACTGGCGGGGAGGAGCGCTGACGACAGCACAGCTCATAGTCTGATACAATGAATACAAAAAGGCAAGCGACGTAAGTTAAAAAGAACAATCgacaaaattgaaatgaaattaggGCTTCGATTCATGATCTCGCCAGAATTGCACTCACCTCGAGGCGACGGATGCAACCGAGAGCGCTCTCCGTTTCATGGGCTCTGTCACTCCAGGAGCCGAACGATGTTCACGAACAAGAGCGCCATGAGGAGACCCAATCGGCCAAGCTTAGGAGAGAAGAGTTCAAGAGACCGGGGCTTCCATTTTCCCGGAAAATTtgcagagagaaggaaaaaagagagggaaagaagaaaagagggagaTCGAAGCTGAGAGACTAAAAACGCCTGAGCCGAATCGAAgccgagaagagagagagagagagagagagagagggatcagCTTGAGCAAGCCGCGAAGATGTTGGATTCTCAGCGACTCGACGTCGACGGCTTAGGCGAGATGAGTTCGCGTCGACTCCGAGTGAAGCCGTGAAATCCAAAGGGAGGAACGAGACGACGACGAGCGAAACAATaatagatgagagagagagagagagagagggggatagGCTGCTGAGTTGACTCGAGCGGGATTTGACTCAGCGGCTAAAGTGAGGAGATAAGGCTGGactcgagtcgagtcgagtcacTTCGCTTCGTTTCAGTTTTTTGTTGAGCCCCCAGGCCCAGCTAACTACGCTGGCTTTGAGCTTCAGCTTCACTCGCTCTTTAACTCCAACATAACAATTCAAATAAAACGGTCGAggcaatttttgaattttttttttactatttttgtaatttttttaaacctctAGGGAAAATCGTTTTGCTCAAGTTGTCTCTTCGCgccctttttctgtttctttaatTTAAGAGGCTGGAGATACCGAACGTATGAAATTTGCCGAGacttttacgatttttttttccacgaatTACCGAGTGAAGAGCGCCATCGAAACATGTGCAAAATTCAATTATCGTTTTATCGTCATTACGTACTTATTTCATACTTGTTTCTAACaatgacaacaaaaaaattcatatatttgTCGTAACACTTGTGTATTGTCCATCTACATTTATGTAGCAAGTAAAATGCTCGGCTCATCAATCTAAGGGCGCACATGACAACATTTCCGAAGTATAATTTACGCTCCGTAAATGCTTCTGAAGTAGAAAACTATTTCATAACGtaacttctaaagcagaaacTCGTTTGGTTACgagatttcatttttctacttctagagcatttttaacttcaaaagtaattttggaaccaattaaagtaaaaaagaaattatttctctccggaaatagaaaaatcaacttttaacCAGAAGTAAATTTCTAAAGCATAtgtgttgtcatgcgcaccctaaggcGACAATAGTGTAAGTATCTAAACTTTTATCTTTATCAAAACTGAGGACCTACATTTTTGTCTAATTTAATCAAGTATGTCAACTTTTTAAATTCACACAATGTGAGGtctccatgaaaaaaaaaatcatgtaatgTGATTTTGCTGACGTGATCGGCTTACTCAGCCAAATCTGAGCATATAATtagggaaaaattataaataagagtttaaagtgctctcattttcttaaataagagcacgaagtgaattttgtttcaaagaggCTTGAAGTTCCACTTttggtttcaaaaaagggcctgaccaaatggcattttcgtcttttattatttcttttttctttttttttttttttctcttccccagCTAACATAGGCATCAGGCGAGCCGCCCGCGCCACGGTCAGGCAACTTCCCCCGAGCCGGCGTCGCCCTCACTTGGGTCGGCGTCGGGCGAGGAATGCCTCGCAGGATCCGGCAAGGCAACCCCGCGGGCGAGGGATTTCCTCGCCAAATCTGGCGAGGCAACTGTAGCTCGACGCCGACCTCGCCAGcccgggcgagggcgagggttgcctcgTCCGACGTCGACGAGGGTAGGCCTAGCccattttttgtcaatcatcTTATCGCTGTTCAGTCACTGAACAATGGCTCTTTAgctgttccctttttttttttctttcattattggaaagttaaaaaaacacGACTCTGATTATGGCCCGAACTGAAAGCGATGGAATGGAGTGATCCTTATGGAAGGGTATCTCCATCGGCGCGTTCCTCTCCAAGATTAAGGACAGGAAAGACCTCTCAAACAAGGTCTGGTCGCGCGGGTCCTCCATCTTGCTGGAGTTCGTCAACACCACCGTGCAGATCTACAACGGGAAGAGCTTCGTCCGCTTGAAGATCATCGAGGATAAGGTTGGCCACAAGTTCGCGAGTTCACTCTCACGCGAAAGCAGACCCAGGCAAGGGCGACCCCCGCCCGACGGCGGCATGGGCGGCCGTCGCCTGAGGAAGGCGGTTGCCAGGGGAGGGgaaagaaaagggcaaaagaaaaaagaaaaagaaaaaaaggaaaaaaaatataagacggtaaaagacaaaaatatccttTGATTAGACCCGATTTCGAAATAAAAAGGGTACTTCGgaccattctttgaaataaaatctacttcaagctcttatttgaaaaaatgaaagcgcttcaaatctttatttgaaatttttcctaaaattaagAACGTGGATAGCTTACCTTACAAAAAGTGTACCATTTCCTTTTAAGGTTTTAGATAATGAGGTGGGGGAGAAAGTGCCGCCTCGGATGATTTTAGTCACTTAATATGTCTGAACTAACGTGACATCATCCTAAGAAGTCACATTGGATACCAACGTAGATAGCCAATGACTATTCAACGGGGTTAGTATCCAAGCTGGTATTTTGCACTCCTGATTTCAACGGAGGTTCCATGTTGACCCACATTTGAAAAGTCGAATACTTGATTGAGCAGAACAAAAATTTAAGTACTCAATTGTAGAGGAATCGAAAATTCATGTTCTTGCGATGTCATTAATACCTAATTCTGCAAGGAACCGCATTTCACCAAATTCCCTGAGGATCAGAAACAGGAAAGCGGAAACACGAGCAAATCGCAAACACAATGAATTCATCCTTCGCACGACGGTGGAATCGAACGCCTATCGTGTCCTTAGGTCCATAATTCTTGAATCATTAAGCCAACAGGCAAGAGTTTAAATGAGCTGTTCTTTCTTGGCCTAGAGTTTGAGAAGACTCTCATTTGGTCATGACATCCCTTCCTGCAATTCTTGCCTTCGAGAGAGAACAGGATTGGACTCTTTATCGGATAGCAGAATCTAACAAAACTCGATTTTCTTCGAAGCATCGCCAAACAGCAAAGCTTTCGCTGATGTATACTCGTTTAGCACATCCCGGCGTGTGCGCGTACAGGTTAATGTAAGCATTCACTGCTTGTGGTGCGATTACCATATAACCAGTGTACACTTTCGGAGTCATTCCCGAAACAGAGGTCAGTCCTTAGCAAATGTCGAAGTACCGACCCTCAAGTTATGAACTATGGAGATGAACGATGTGAAAGAATAGAAGAGTGTAAATGGCTTTGTAcagagaagaaggaaagtgaGATGAGCTAATGAATCGAAAAGCTTGCGATTGTTGAACTCAAAACAGTAGGGCTGTGCTGTCAATCTTCATCTATTTTCAGCCTTTCTATAATCTGAGGGTGTTGTGTCATCTGTGAGAGTGAGTTGAGAGAAGGATCATACCATGGACCACAACTAAATCCCAGTCCATCCCAACTCTCCAatgaataaggaaaaaagagaaaagaaaaagagagagagagagatctgtgTGTCAATGGGTTCACCCAGCTTTGATGGGGTCATCTCGAAGAACCGCCTCGTCTTCTCCTCGGTTTCCTCGATCTCCAGATGATCGCCGAAGGATTCGGGCATATCCGGTAAGGGATTTTAGGCGGATGGATATCGGGTAGGCTGCAATATGTCCATTTGAGCAAATGCATTGTTTAGAAGCTCATCTGAGAAAAACTCTAGAGAGCaggattctttttcttctcattgTATTGATATCATGGAAGTGTTTGATAAATCAAGAACTTTAAGGGAAGAATCTTACTCCAACGGGGTCATATCGACCTGCGAAAAGTCCAAGTTGACCGACGAAGCGTCCGGTGTAGTCACATGAGTTTTGGTGCTACTGAATGGGGAAGGAGGCGGTTGCCTGATTGCTAGAACTCTGCAGTTGAAGCTGCTTGCAAAGTTGTCGTGGGTCATGGCCAacctgcaaaaacaaaaaaattctggTTTAGGCTTTTTGAGCAGTTGAAATaacctaaagaaaaatcactgCATTTGCCCTTTGCAGGTACTAGGATTCTGCAGGATGCTTCCACCAAACCCAGTTTCCATAATTAGCAGGGGCCACTCGAGAGCAATAAAGAGCTTCGCAATCGCAGCGCCTCTTAATTGCCGTCTCGATGCATAACACGGTGACATTCCacccttcttttttccctcaacTACGACTAAAGTAGCAAGTAATCGCCGAGACCAACTATAGACCAACCATACAACTCGTGACCAAACGAATTAGGAAGTCATCATGACTCCGACAACGACTCGGTTTTCTTTATCCCGCAAACGAGAATCAAATCGATCAGCTCTTTTCCGGGGTCTTGGATGAGCTAACGATAGTAAAACGACGGACAAACAGCGTGAAGATATACTACTGTTGTTCTTGGGACTTTTGGTGTGCGAACGAAGAAGAATGAATTGGGCAAATCATGGAATTGCATGGTCCCGATGGTGCACCAAGACCCCACTTGACAAAACCAAACCTTTGTGGTGGTGGAACCCAATACACTGTGTCTTGGCTTGGCTCCAACGAACACAACACGTGAGTCACTGATCAGTTTTTTGATCAGGCCGTCATCTTCCCATGATCCTATTCCCTTAGCGTCGGTCAATCCCATTCTAGTGCACGATTTCGCACTAGAGCGATTGCACGAAATTGACAAGTTGCGTCGTCTTGTACTCGAACTCTTTCCTTGTACTTTGTCTCATCTCGTTTTCGTGTGTCCGATATTGTCCGTTCATTTGTGgagccttttttttcttatgtacCCTTTTTTTCTAGTCGGAAGAAAATCATGAGCGCAATTTTGAAATTGTGGTAGATTAAAAACCTAGCATGCGTGCAAATAAACCTaacaaaaatggaatcaaaagatagaagtgaaaaattgggaaataGAATGAAATGAATGAATGCGCACAAACACGTGGTCAACCAGTGCTTGCACTGCTATTACTGCTCTATTCAATTTGCGTCAAGCAAActccaaaaacccaaaaaaaaaaaaaaagataaagattaGGTGGTCAAATTTGAACTTCGTCGCCAGTAAGTTGACCAATTCTCTctaacatttctctctctctctactctctgTGTTAGTTGGCCGGACGAGAATGGTGGAGTTCGTGATTTGcaggcaatcaaatcaattggaGCTAAGAACCCATCAAGCGCAGGCTTGGATTTTGCAGAGGACGAGCTCTGTTTCGGGAACAGAGAAAGAGCAATCGAACTGTAAGTTTCTGCAGGAACGAAGGCTTACTTGTAGAGGAAGCTCTGATCGTGGAGGCCGACGACGAGCGCCGACGCGCCCATCTCCCTCACCATCGACGCGATCTTCGCGCCCTCTTGATCGCCCTCCGCGACCACAATCTCTATGTTGGTCTGCAAAACAGACACGAGATCACCACCCCTCCATTTCCTCCGATCGCGCAATGGAGCCCAAATGGACTCTGCATCAGGAGGAACAACCGAGTCAATGAGAGAGCTTACGTTGGGGAAGCCGCTGCAGACGTCCTTGAAGGAGAGGGCCAGCTGGTAGCCCCGGAGGCGGAGGAGCCTCAGCTTCTTCCGGCTCCTGGAATTGGCGGCGGAGTAGACGTGGAGGAGGGTGATCACATCGCCGCAGCGGAGCAGGTTGTGGAGAGCCCACTGTAGCGCCGTCCTCGCCGCCGCCAcgtcctccaccaccaccactatcCTCCTCACATCCATccccctctcccctctctctctctctctggaatgACCCTTTTGAGAGTTGGGTCCGTCACAAACTCCACACCTTGgggccccccctctctctctctaactttctctctctagctctaggACATGAGAGGGTGTCTAGGTGCGGCACGAGGATGGGATTGGGCAGAAAAGGTCGAGGAGGGGGTTTGGTTTATAAGAGGATGAATCGAACTGAATCATTAAATTAATGATTTCGGGCGACGATGGAAGACGAAGCTGACTATGGCAAGAACATTATTGTGTGCTCGAATGGCCTACCGGCCATTTAAGTAAATTTATTCATTAGTCTTCTCGATTTTAATGTGGAATGATATGCTAATTAAGGCCTTACCTTTTTTTAATGGTATGTGATGTTCAAGCCTTAGTCCGACAAATCGGATTAGAACGACACGTGAAATTTGACAAATTGGTGTCGGGCACGCCGAAATAATCCAGGGTAAAACTTGGCTTTTGTAATGTGATGTCAGAAAATTTAACCCCGAAAGGTTAAGATAAGGGATGAAGAGAAGCTTTATTTCAATACAAGGTGCATTTGTTTCTAGAATAATATCATGacaaaggaaaatgctttcttggaaattcatcTTCAGGTGAGATGTTTTCCCTTTTACATATTAGGGAATTCAATTTTACTAACTCTAAGCATGGATATTCTCTCTTAACGTAAATAACTTTCTATTTAGGCTGCGTTTGTTTAAcgaaaaacctttttttgaaaacatcTTCCCCAATTTCTAGTGTTTGAGGGCAGAACATATGcattctaagaaaatattttccagtcaataaaaaatatccttctaaattcagggaaaaatgatttctatttttgagaaacgGTTTCTTTTTCCAATCTTGGGCACCCTCTCACCCTCCCTCATTGCATTCACACCTTCTGCAAAATTTCCCTGGACATTAATGTGGGATGATATGTTAATTGAGGCCTTACCTTTTTTATGGTATGTGATGTTcaagcctttttctttttctaatatgGTTATTATTgatccttttttaattttaattttatttgtctTAAGTTTATGTAGTTTGTCTTGGGCCATTAGATTGAGCCCATGCTGGCGACGCTAGAAAGTCCGACGAATCGGATTAAAACGACACGTGAAATTTGACAAACGGAAGGGCGCGGACGTCGAAATAATCCAGGGCAAAGCTTGGCTTCAATGTGACGTTGGAAAATTTAACCCCAAAAGTTTAAGATAAGGGATGGAGAGAAAATGCATTTCAATACAAGGTGCAATTGTTTCAACAACAATTCCGTAATAAAGGAAAACGCTTTCTTGGAAATTCTTTTTCAAGTGagatgttttcccttttttggattaTGGAATTTCAGTTTTACTGAATTTAAgcatggattttctttttgaccgTAAATGACCTTCTATTTGACTAATCACACGTATCGAACGCATGAAATCCGCttattcccaaaaatttctttAGCTCAACGATGGCACccataaagagcatataaacttCACAAAACAAGCAGTGTAGACTAGGGTATGTCACGGCAATACCATCCGGGCAATTATAAATGTTATGTGTTGATCCAATTGTAAAATTTTAGAActacaaactaaaaaaaaaaaaaaaggaaattccacGGGAATTAATATTTAATGAATTGCGCAAATTGAAAcaatggttaataccatgaaaaatttcaaatgtgaTAAAGTGttacccccaaactattttttttaccataaaaaatcataaacttgtacacttttgacaaatttatcccaagccGATACATTTACGACAAActtaccatccgttagtttttattaaattttatagtcaaattgctgagttgaatGATACGTGGCAATTGCCGGATGTATACGATTGTGGGTTTTACCATCTATagtatcaatttggaatttttcgtggtattattccattttaatgaaaactaatgaatgataaatttgtcatatgtgtactagtttggtatttttggtggttaaaataattaatttgggtcaaatttatcacagatatatcattttggggttttttgagttcaaaaaaataatttgggataaatttatcacgggtgtaccggtttgagatttttgtggtaaaaaaattaattttggataaatttatcacatgtatactaatttggggatttttcatagtattaacccttGAAACAAAAATGACAACCGACCTTTCTTTTCCATTGCACAAACACAGAGAGTGTCCTAGATTCATATCttttatcaataattaattagggcattgtttctttcctttgtcaGAGTTTAGGATAATGTAAAAAGAGCATCCTAAGATTCCGATTaagcaattaaattaaataagaagATTTGTATTTAATATTCTCTAGAAAATCAtgtaatcaattattttttttgttaaatttaattttcttccaCTTATTAAGGGAAAATTCTTAAGGGTTCgaagtgtcatcattttttcaaataaggaactAAAATGgagtttattttaaataagggtttaaaGTATCCTCATTTTTTAGAGTAtgccgttttttattttttttttttaaaaagtgtgaAAAGACAAAATACCCTTGGttaggcctttttttgaaataataagagcATTTCATGCTCTTATCTAAAATAATATCcgtttcaagcccttatttgaaaaaataagagcactttgagttcttatttgaaatttttttgctaCCCTGACAAAtataagtgatttttttttatttatttaaaagacAGAAATCCTCGATTGACTCAACTCAAGCTAGTACTCAAGTCAACCATCGTTGTCCTTGTAGCTACTGCCAAATGTCTGAGAGCACTAGTCTTTCCAATTTCATTAACTTACAAatcatgaaataaataaataaataaatagataaattaaTGAATTAATAAATCAATTAAAGTCTCtagctaaaaaataaatgtaaatGATGATCCGGGGAAGTTATACATGGCTACCGACCCCTATATACAAATCTCATTTCAAATGAGACAATGAAATAACAAAAGCAACGACACGCCCCCCACAAAGGTTTTGTCTTACCCTTGTCGCATTCTCATGAAGCTTTCTGAGCGAGCAATACGTCGTTAAGAAAGACTATCGAGTGCTAGCGCCTACTTCGTCGAGCTCGGCCTTAAATTTCGGGTCGAATACAAATAATGAATATACCGAAAATAGATttgaggaattttttattttttatgtttgatATATCTCGAAGAAGAGTACACGagtatatttataataataggGAAAAAAAGTCGCTAAAACTATGAAATTATGCTCCACTGTGATACGTTTACCGTTAATCTTTTTTCTGTGACACCAGTAATCACAAACTTGTACTTGCCTGATATATTTACCCTTCGTCAATGTTCTACCAATGAGCACAATTAAAAATCCATATACACCGACAGTAGAAGGCAAACAATGTTGATACAACGCTCATGTGGTTTAAGTGAAATAGAAACGATAtcattttggctgaaaaatgatttgaaaagaccttaacggatggtaaatatGCCACGCAGATACCGGTTTGGGCTTTTGACGTCTCGAGAAAAAGTTTAAGGAAAATATGTCATGGTGGACATAATTTACGATTTTTTgcgttgtaaaaaaaaaagtttaggataaatatgtcacagtaaacataatttgagaatttttgtgacTGGTTTTCTAAACTTTATTAGAAGACTATCTAAGATAATATGTGGATCAAAACATGATATACACAATCGAAAGGTGATATAAGGGCAATCTCGACCAGTGCAGAGTGTTAACAAAAAGGTCCTAATTATCTCTAATataggaaaaaattcataaacaatTATCATAATCATCTCTAACAAATAGCATTAAAAATCACAAATCGATTTTCCCACAGCACAATCTGCCCCAAACTGATTTCGTCTTACCAAAAATTTCAAGGCAGAGCAGACCCCAACCCGCCCGCCACGTCAAATCTCAAACTGCAAACGTGTCATGGAGTACTGGTTTGAAAAATGTTGGGAGACAAAAATTAGGTTTGAATAAATATATCACGTTGGTTTGAAGGCTTTTTACGTAATGAAAATTAGTTTCGAATAAATATATCATGgtattttattacaatttttAATTGTAATAAACCCTCAAATTTTTCCTACaaacacatttttattttattttgtacacCAAAAGCAAGTCTTTACTTTTTCGTCAAAATCTGAAAATTGCtaatctattaaaaaaatttatggacgCACAAGTGTCTGAATCAAAAGATACATCCCCAACAAGTCGGTTCAAAAACATTGTGCAAAGCACGGGTCGACGACGCAGGAGTCAAAACTCGATAATTCACTACAAGTGTGAGAAGTTACTATGCGACCCTATCCGGTAATAGCTATCCAAAGATGACCACGGGTCCCGTCATCACTCTTTAagttaagaaaaaatatttatgttctCTTCGTTTTAGAGCATACTTTAacg
The genomic region above belongs to Rhodamnia argentea isolate NSW1041297 chromosome 6, ASM2092103v1, whole genome shotgun sequence and contains:
- the LOC125315429 gene encoding uncharacterized protein LOC125315429 isoform X2; amino-acid sequence: MDWSVNNAYKTYKDLEPKSAMDMALLPTIDPIDMGLGSSEKGNAIPSAKPRKKTMTSVYLKYFETAADGKSRSCKFCGQNYSIATATGNLGRHLTNRHPGYDKAGDGLINSAPQPVVSIAKKPLPQGKTPIQVDYDHLNWLIIKWLILTSLPPSTLEEKWLINSYKFLNPSIHLWPGDKYKVVLCEVFRSMQEDVKGTLEQRLLLDICHIPHPCGNTEIYHSLVKVLKTYEIEGRALSCTHDNSPNALHACHTLKEDLDGRKMGPFCYIPCAAHTLNSIIDDGLKTTKPILSKVREFVLELNASPEISDDFIQLTTAYQEGSWKLPLDASPRWSGSYQMLDMVRKASKAMDAVIRKYDQALGSKLLLSSAEKNAVSIVHAYLEPFYKTTNNICTNKVPTIGLVLFFMEHISEMIASCRDSRHNPDWLKSVAEEMAKKSRSYSGQVCNIFTYMTAILDPRIKSELIPESLNLDNYLEEARTYFMRNYSASHFAPLASTYGPHEVEDGGSVSFAEEIARKKRRASMNATTDELTQYLSEPPAPLSTDVLEWWKVNSTRYPRLCLMARDFLAVQATSVSAEDMFCGKGDEIDRQRYTMPHDSTQSLLCIRSWSQCGIQLKYKSTEIDYERLMEMAVAAATENSGTGIDKKPK
- the LOC115743352 gene encoding uncharacterized protein LOC115743352, which translates into the protein MDVRRIVVVVEDVAAARTALQWALHNLLRCGDVITLLHVYSAANSRSRKKLRLLRLRGYQLALSFKDVCSGFPNTNIEIVVAEGDQEGAKIASMVREMGASALVVGLHDQSFLYKLAMTHDNFASSFNCRVLAIRQPPPSPFSSTKTHVTTPDASSVNLDFSQVDMTPLDLPDIHPPKIPYRICPNPSAIIWRSRKPRRRRGGSSR
- the LOC125315429 gene encoding uncharacterized protein LOC125315429 isoform X1 → MDWSVNNAYKTYKDLEPKSAMDMALLPTIDPIDMGLGSSEKGNAIPSAKPRKKTMTSVYLKYFETAADGKSRSCKFCGQNYSIATATGNLGRHLTNRHPGYDKAGDGLINSAPQPVVSIAKKPLPQGKTPIQVDYDHLNWLIIKWLILTSLPPSTLEEKWLINSYKFLNPSIHLWPGDKYKVVLCEVFRSMQEDVKGTLEQVCSKISITLDFWTSYQKILYMSVTSQWIDETWSFQRLLLDICHIPHPCGNTEIYHSLVKVLKTYEIEGRALSCTHDNSPNALHACHTLKEDLDGRKMGPFCYIPCAAHTLNSIIDDGLKTTKPILSKVREFVLELNASPEISDDFIQLTTAYQEGSWKLPLDASPRWSGSYQMLDMVRKASKAMDAVIRKYDQALGSKLLLSSAEKNAVSIVHAYLEPFYKTTNNICTNKVPTIGLVLFFMEHISEMIASCRDSRHNPDWLKSVAEEMAKKSRSYSGQVCNIFTYMTAILDPRIKSELIPESLNLDNYLEEARTYFMRNYSASHFAPLASTYGPHEVEDGGSVSFAEEIARKKRRASMNATTDELTQYLSEPPAPLSTDVLEWWKVNSTRYPRLCLMARDFLAVQATSVSAEDMFCGKGDEIDRQRYTMPHDSTQSLLCIRSWSQCGIQLKYKSTEIDYERLMEMAVAAATENSGTGIDKKPK